The proteins below are encoded in one region of Engraulis encrasicolus isolate BLACKSEA-1 chromosome 1, IST_EnEncr_1.0, whole genome shotgun sequence:
- the slc25a10b gene encoding mitochondrial dicarboxylate carrier, giving the protein MTEKRMSRWYFGGLASCGAACCTHPLDLIKVHLQTQQEVKMKMVGMAMHVVKNDGLLALYNGLSASLCRQMSYSLTRFAIYETVRDMMGSGSAGPMPFYQKVLLGAFGGFTGGFIGTPADMVNVRMQNDVKLPPELRRNYKHAIDGLYRVFREEGVARLFSGATMASSRGALVTVGQLACYDQAKQLVLTTGILGDNVLTHFLSSFIAGGCATFLCQPLDVMKTRLMNSKGEYSGVLHCFRETARLGPLAFYKGLVPAGIRLIPHTVLTFLFLEQLKKYFGILVVT; this is encoded by the exons ATGACGGAAAAGCGGATGTCGCGCTGGTACTTCGGTGGGCTGGCTTCGTGTGGAGCAGCCTGCTGCACGCACCCTCTGGATCTGATAAAG GTGCATCTGCAGACGCAACAGGAAGTGAAGATGAAGATGGTTGGCATGGCGATGCACGTGGTGAAGAACGACGGCCTCTTGGCCCTCTACAACGGACTCAGTGCCTCATTATGCAGACAG atGTCCTACTCCCTGACGCGGTTTGCTATCTATGAGACAGTAAGGGACATGATGGGAAGTGGCTCCGCGGGGCCGATGCCTTTCTACCAGAAAGTACTGCTGGGAGCCTTTGGAG GCTTCACGGGAGGCTTCATTGGAACGCCAGCTGATATGGTCAACGTTAG AATGCAGAATGACGTGAAACTTCCTCCAGAGCTGAGGAGAAA TTACAAACATGCCATAGATGGACTCTACAGAGTATTCAGGGAAG agGGAGTGGCGAGGCTGTTTTCTGGGGCGACCATGGCCTCCAGCAGAGGAGCACTGGTCACCGTCGGACAG CTGGCCTGTTATGACCAGGCGAAGCAGCTGGTCCTGACCACCGGTATCCTTGGAGACAACgtcctcactcacttcctgtccagctTCATCGCT gGAGGCTGTGCTACATTCCTCTGTCAGCCATTAGATGTCATGAAGACAAGGCTGATGAACTCAAAGGGAGAATACTCA GGGGTGTTACATTGCTTTAGGGAGACAGCCAGATTGGGACCACTTGCATTTTATaag GGTCTGGTTCCGGCGGGAATTCGGCTGATCCCTCACACGGTCCTCACCTTCCTCTTCTTGGAGCAGCTCAAGAAGTACTTCGGAATCCTGGTGGTCAcctga